A section of the Humulus lupulus chromosome 2, drHumLupu1.1, whole genome shotgun sequence genome encodes:
- the LOC133814800 gene encoding uncharacterized protein LOC133814800 gives MAVFEGFLKRVWGHLGIVQIARMTMSLTMVKFNDEATRDHVLENGIIHFDRKPVIVRPWTTDLSVVRLVRSVPLWIRLHDLGLQYWGSKCLSALVSTIGKPLMVDKFTKERSRIQFARVLVEMEITDEPPKHIQYINEHGQILEQGVEYEWLPVKCKTCAGFGHSMTDCRKEKVVNWVRKEPNVKKSDKSDETNELQNSMQIQEASHPVLETSSVQVTQVSAPSREISGEREGVQTDHNWITPKKVAVKAKEGQRQDGKTKEEVQKNKRNNKGINSKFKQSPVRDICNSSNIGICGLLETKLKDCKISNFMDMLPNWDYHNSTVTEGRLLIIWRRKFVSVTIIEESAQAVHCNDRQGGKLISALELEDSIRWLADVHFEPLKSVGSYFTWSNNQEGQARIYSKIDHVFNNEKWLDSFPQSTVFFNWESTSDHCSSCVKLQYSALLGPKMFRYFNFWAEHPEFRTKVLTSWKAPLKASGIKAIYFKLLRLKHGLKIFNRDRFGDIGASYQKAKEAYQDARMQAQAHPYDQCYQDKEKLAADLFSVQEKCYYSFIVQRSKITWLRQGDLNTSFFFASLKKRRTDNSIVSFINNEGRLVDNISEVMSHYVGHFRGVLGSASSASCKLNLQTIQMGPRLSFDQQVKLLKPFSKKEIREALFSIPITKSPGLDGYGSGFFKAVWQDIGEEISTTILQCFETGSFPHDLHETTLSLIPKVACSSKAVDYRPIACCSTLYKCMAKLLCKRLEVVLPDIIQTNQGAFVKGRTIAHNIMIFQDLIKNYGRASTSSRCAIKIDLSKVYDTVDWDFLEDLLNALSFPKKFISWVMTCVRSTSYSLVINGRIQGSQQAVHCVKAVLDNFTSVSGLSINSGKSQIFFGGVPNSERSKIAQDINHAEGSFPIKYLGVPMRPTKWKHSDCEVIIHKYRLKIQNWASMHLSFAGRIQLINSVLLGLRNYWMSIFVLPQSIIKEIEKLCRGFLWGSSGQRSKLHIPSWHKISLPKAYGGLGFRDGSLWNRSVLAKYIWAVSAKPDLLWVNWYWRKLCRIKIFFGSAAIISAGMQGKFRSGKLYNSQLVQEQVEYHRSVWIGSLHFRLAGVSGVVVGVLALADLAD, from the exons ATGGCAGTGTTTGAAGGTTTCCTTAAAAGGGTCTGGGGTCATTTGGGAATAGTGCAAATAGCTAGAATGACTATGAGCTTAACTATGGTGAAATTTAATGACGAAGCCACAAGGGATCATGTTCTAGAAAATGGTATTATACACTTTGACAGAAAACCTGTTATAGTTCGGCCTTGGACTACTGACTTGAGTGTTGTTCGCTTAGTTCGTTCTGTCCCTTTGTGGATTCGCCTCCATGATTTGGGGCTCCAATATTGGGGTAGCAAATGTCTCAGTGCCCTAGTGAGCACAATTGGTAAGCCGCTGATGGTAGATAAATTCACTAAGGAGCGATCTCGCATTCAGTTTGCTCGTGTTCTGGTGGAAATGGAAATCACAGATGAGCCCCCCAAGCATATACAATACATTAATGAACATGGCCAGATTCTGGAACAGGGGGTTGAATACGAATGGCTTCCAGTCAAGTGTAAGACCTGTGCTGGTTTTGGCCACTCAATGACAGATTGCCGGAAGGAGAAAGTTGTGAATTGGGTTAGGAAGGAACCTAATGTGAAGAAGAGTGACAAGAGTGACGAAACTAATGAATTGCAGAATTCTATGCAGATACAGGAGGCCTCGCATCCTGTTCTAGAGACTAGTTCGGTTCAAGTGACACAGGTTTCAGCTCCATCTAGGGAGATATCAGGTGAAAGAGAGGGAGTACAGACCGACCATAATTGGATCACCCCTAAAAAGGTGGCTGTTAAAGCAAAAGAGGGACAGAGACAAGATGGTAAGACTAAGGAAGAAGTGcaaaaaaataagagaaataaCAA AGGGATCAATAGCAAGTTTAAACAAAGCCCTGTTAGAGATATATGTAATAGTAGTAATATTGGTATTTGTGGCCTTTTGGAAACCAAACTGAAAGACTGTAAAATAAGCAATTTCATGGATATGCTGCCGAATTGGGATTACCATAATAGTACTGTCACTGAAGGAAGGTTACTTATTATATGGAGAAGAAAGTTTGTGAGTGTTACTATCATTGAGGAGTCTGCTCAGGCGGTTCACT GCAATGATAGACAGGGAGGAAAACTTATCTCTGCTCTTGAGTTGGAAGATTCTATTCGGTGGCTAGCTGATGTGCATTTTGAGCCTTTAAAAAGTGTAGGATCCTACTTCACCTGGTCTAATAATCAAGAAGGTCAGGCTAGAATTTACTCAAAAATTGACCACGTTTTTAATAATGAAAAATGGCTTGACAGCTTCCCTCAATCTACTGTGTTTTTCAATTGGGAATCTACTTCAGACCACTGCTCCAGCTGTGTGAAGCTTCAATATTCAGCGCTTTTGGGACCCAAAATGTTCAGGTATTTTAACTTCTGGGCTGAGCATCCTGAATTCCGTACTAAGGTTCTAACTAGCTGGAAGGCTCCTCTCAAAGCTTCAGGTATTAAAGCTATCTATTTCAAGCTTCTGAGACTTAAACATGGGCTGAAAATTTTCAATAGGGATAGATTTGGTGATATTGGTGCTAGTTACCAGAAAGCTAAAGAGGCTTATCAGGATGCTCGGATGCAAGCCCAAGCTCACCCTTATGATCAGTGTTATCAGGATAAGGAAAAACTTGCTGCGGATTTATTTTCAGTTCAGGAAAAATGTTACTACAGTTTTATTGTCCAAAGAAGTAAAATTACTTGGCTTCGTCAGGGAGATTTGAACACTTCATTTTTCTTTGCCAGTTTAAAGAAGAGAAGGACAGATAATAGTattgtttcttttattaataatgaaGGCCGATTAGTTGACAATATCTCTGAGGTTATGTCTCATTATGTGGGGCACTTCAGAGGGGTGTTGGGTAGTGCCAGTTCAGCCTCTTGTAAGCTGAACCTCCAGACTATTCAGATGGGTCCTAGGCTGTCGTTTGATCAACAGGTGAAGCTGCTGAAACCGTTTTCTAAGAAGGAGATTAGGGAGGCTCTTTTTAGTATTCCAATCACCAAGTCTCCTGGGCTTGATGGCTATGGTTCTGGGTTCTTTAAAGCAGTTTGGCAGGATATAGGGGAGGAGATTAGCACAACCATTTTGCAATGTTTTGAGACAGGTAGTTTTCCTCATGACCTTCATGAGACTACTTTGTCTTTAATCCCGAAGGTGGCTTGCTCGTCTAAGGCAGTTGACTATAGGCCCATTGCGTGTTGCTCTACTCTTTACAAATGCATGGCTAAGTTGCTTTGTAAGAGATTAGAGGTTGTGCTCCCTGATATAATTCAGACTAACCAAGGGGCGTTCGTCAAAGGTCGCACCATAGCCCACAACATTATGATATTTCAAGACCTCATAAAAAATTATGGGAGGGCTTCTACTTCTTCTAGATGTGCGATTAAAATTGATCTTAGTAAGGTCTATGACACGGTGGATTGGGATTTTCTTGAGGATCTTTTAAATGCTCTTAGCTTTCCCAAGAAATTCATTAGTTGGGTTATGACTTGTGTTCGAAGTACTTCCTATTCTCTTGTGATTAATGGTAGAATCCAAG GTTCTCAACAGGCTGTTCATTGTGTCAAGGCAGTTCTTGATAATTTTACCTCTGTTTCTGGGCTGTCCATTAACTCTGGCAAGTCTCAGATTTTCTTTGGTGGTGTCCCGAATTCTGAAAGGTCCAAAATTGCTCAGGACATTAATCATGCTGAAGGATCCTTTCCCATCAAGTATCTCGGCGTCCCCATGAGACCTACTAAATGGAAGCATTCCGACTGTGAGGTGATTATTCATAAGTATAGGCTGAAAATTCAGAATTGGGCGAGTATGCATCTCTCGTTTGCGGGTAGGATTCAGCTTATCAATTCAGTTCTTCTTGGTCTTAGAAATTATTGGATGTCCATCTTTGTTTTACCCCAGAGCATTATCAAGGAAATAGAGAAATTATGTAGAGGCTTTCTTTGGGGTTCCTCGGGACAGAGGAGCAAACTGCACATACCTTCTTGGCACAAGATTAGTCTCCCTAAAGCCTACGGGGGGCTGGGTTTCAGAGATGGTTCTTTATGGAATCGTTCAGTTCTTGCTAAATATATTTGGGCTGTCTCAGCTAAACCAGACTTGCTTTGGGTCAA CTGGTATTGGAGAAAGCTTTGTCGCATCAAGATTTTCTTTGGCTCTGCTGCTATTATTTCAGCTGGTATGCAAGGAAAATTTCGGTCTGGCAAGCTGTATAACAGCCAGCTGGTTCAGGAACAAGTGGAGTATCATAGGTCTGTTTGGA TTGGTTCATTGCATTTTCGATTGGCTGGGGTTTCAGGCGTGGTCGTTGGTGTTCTAGCACTGGCAGATTTGGCTGACTAG